One window from the genome of Synechococcus sp. PROS-7-1 encodes:
- the def gene encoding peptide deformylase, with protein sequence MTIRAVLRLGHPALRQRAREIQDEVFGTQQLQTLIDDLLETKAARSGAGLAAPQIDEPWRVVVVGMGANPRYPQAPPVPERVLINPEITPLSDATTAGWEGCLSVPGLRGEVVRWQRIRLTWRDPNGGSHLEELEGFHARVVQHECDHLDGVLFPDRLRDPTAFGFEAELQSDGRIP encoded by the coding sequence ATGACCATCCGCGCCGTGCTCCGGCTTGGCCACCCGGCCCTGCGCCAACGAGCCCGTGAAATCCAGGACGAGGTGTTCGGAACCCAGCAGCTGCAAACACTGATCGACGACCTCCTCGAAACGAAAGCAGCCCGTTCCGGCGCCGGGCTGGCGGCACCGCAGATCGATGAGCCCTGGCGGGTGGTGGTGGTGGGCATGGGGGCCAACCCCCGTTACCCCCAAGCACCACCAGTGCCGGAGCGGGTGCTGATCAACCCAGAGATCACACCCCTGAGCGACGCAACCACCGCCGGCTGGGAAGGCTGCCTCAGTGTGCCCGGGCTGCGGGGCGAGGTGGTGCGCTGGCAGCGGATCCGCCTGACCTGGCGCGATCCAAACGGTGGCTCTCACCTCGAAGAGCTGGAAGGCTTCCATGCCCGTGTGGTGCAACACGAATGCGACCACCTCGATGGCGTGCTGTTCCCGGATCGGTTGCGCGATCCCACGGCCTTTGGCTTTGAAGCCGAACTGCAGTCGGATGGACGGATCCCCTGA
- a CDS encoding ABC transporter ATP-binding protein yields MTAAPGAVLELQQLRLRYPGSPAWTLDGLDLRLEAGERLALVGPSGCGKSTVARAAIQLLPQGSRCEGSLSLNGHDPRRLAIPDLRALRGDSVGLVFQDPMTRLNPLMTVGGHLLDTLRAHRPDMDALSRRQRAEELLEQVGIGAERFKAYPHEFSGGMRQRLAIALAIVLRPPLVIADEPTTSLDVAVAGQVMAALRDLCDDLGSALLLITHDLAMAHRWCERMAVLDGGKVAEINRSDVVLTYPSSRVGQRLLAAARAREGGATPAAPAATTVLDVQELRCWHNLGGPPWAPNWLKAVDGVSFQLKAGETLGVVGGSGCGKSTLCRALMGLTPIRGGRVQLFERNLLLSRGRDAKTMRRSIQMVFQDPLACLNPAMTVADAIADPLLIHGLASRASARERARELLERVGLGPAERFQNRLPRQLSGGQQQRVAIARALALDPKVLICDESVSMLDAEIQADVLALLRQLQQELGLAMIFVTHDLSVASGFCHRLIVLDRGHIVESGPGDQLLSNPQAEITRTLVDACPRLPV; encoded by the coding sequence ATGACCGCCGCACCTGGGGCCGTTCTGGAACTCCAACAGCTGCGCCTGCGTTACCCGGGCAGCCCCGCCTGGACCCTCGACGGCCTTGATCTACGCCTAGAAGCCGGGGAGCGGCTGGCGCTGGTGGGGCCTTCCGGCTGCGGCAAAAGCACCGTTGCCCGTGCAGCCATACAACTGCTGCCCCAGGGAAGCCGCTGCGAAGGAAGCCTGTCTCTTAATGGCCATGATCCGCGCCGCCTGGCGATCCCCGATCTGCGCGCACTCCGGGGAGACTCGGTCGGCCTGGTGTTCCAGGACCCGATGACCCGACTCAATCCCCTGATGACTGTGGGGGGGCATCTTCTGGACACCCTTAGGGCCCACCGGCCGGACATGGATGCTTTATCGAGGCGGCAACGGGCCGAAGAGCTGCTGGAACAGGTGGGCATCGGTGCTGAGCGCTTCAAGGCCTACCCCCACGAATTCAGCGGTGGCATGCGCCAGCGCCTGGCCATCGCCTTGGCCATTGTTCTGCGCCCTCCCCTGGTGATCGCTGATGAACCCACCACCAGCCTGGATGTGGCTGTGGCCGGTCAGGTGATGGCGGCCCTGCGCGACCTCTGTGATGACCTCGGCAGCGCCCTGCTGCTGATCACCCACGACCTGGCCATGGCCCACCGCTGGTGTGAACGCATGGCAGTGCTGGACGGTGGAAAGGTGGCGGAAATCAATCGCAGCGACGTGGTGCTCACCTATCCGAGTTCGCGGGTGGGGCAGCGACTGCTGGCGGCGGCCCGTGCCCGGGAGGGGGGCGCAACCCCGGCAGCCCCTGCAGCCACCACCGTGCTGGATGTGCAGGAACTGCGCTGTTGGCACAACCTGGGGGGACCGCCCTGGGCCCCCAACTGGTTAAAGGCGGTTGATGGGGTCAGCTTTCAGCTGAAAGCAGGCGAAACCCTGGGAGTGGTGGGCGGATCAGGTTGCGGCAAAAGCACGCTCTGCCGCGCTCTGATGGGGTTGACACCCATTCGTGGTGGACGGGTGCAGCTGTTCGAACGGAACCTGCTGCTGTCCCGCGGACGGGACGCCAAAACGATGCGGCGCTCGATCCAGATGGTGTTTCAGGACCCCCTGGCATGCCTCAATCCCGCGATGACGGTGGCAGATGCCATCGCCGATCCTCTGCTGATTCATGGCTTGGCCTCCCGTGCCTCGGCGAGGGAACGAGCCCGAGAGCTACTGGAACGGGTGGGGCTGGGACCAGCGGAACGTTTTCAGAACCGCCTGCCTCGCCAGCTGTCTGGGGGCCAACAGCAACGGGTGGCCATTGCCAGGGCGCTGGCCCTGGACCCCAAGGTGCTGATCTGCGATGAGAGCGTCAGCATGCTGGATGCGGAAATCCAAGCCGACGTGCTGGCTCTGCTACGCCAACTGCAGCAGGAGCTGGGACTGGCGATGATCTTTGTTACCCACGATCTCTCGGTGGCCAGCGGCTTCTGTCACCGCCTGATCGTGCTGGATCGCGGCCACATCGTGGAGAGCGGTCCAGGTGATCAGCTGCTGAGCAACCCTCAGGCAGAGATCACGCGAACCCTGGTGGATGCCTGTCCGCGGCTGCCGGTCTAA
- the mnmE gene encoding tRNA uridine-5-carboxymethylaminomethyl(34) synthesis GTPase MnmE, which yields MQEIIRDAQTIAAVATAVAPGQGGIAVIRLSGPQAKAAVQAVTRIPGYQPWESHRVLYGHVLAADGEERIDEVLLLLMLAPRSFTGEDVVEIHCHGGVIAVQRVLARVLEQPGVRRALPGEFSQRAVLNGRLDLTRAEAISDLVAARSQRAAQLAMAGVDGGIQKRITALRERLLDQLSELEARVDFEEDLPPLDGAALLEELQRVRGELQQLVKDGQVGVALRQGLRVALVGRPNVGKSSLLNRLSRRERAIVTDLPGTTRDLLESEIVLEGVPITLLDTAGIRATSDAVEQLGIARSHDALASADLVLLLFDLSVGWTPDDEALRQRIPAAVPYLLVGNKVDLAGTDARAGSSGSAADIRLSACTGAGEAELVQAVLERCGALTDGSLLLSLNQRQGDLAQQAADALARSAQVAADGLPWDFWTIDLRQAIHGLGEITGEELTESVLDRIFSRFCIGK from the coding sequence ATGCAGGAGATCATTCGAGACGCGCAGACGATTGCCGCGGTTGCCACCGCCGTGGCCCCGGGGCAGGGCGGGATCGCCGTGATCCGTCTCTCCGGTCCCCAGGCCAAGGCCGCTGTGCAGGCCGTGACGCGCATTCCTGGCTACCAGCCCTGGGAGAGCCATCGGGTGCTTTACGGCCACGTGCTCGCCGCTGACGGCGAGGAGCGGATTGATGAGGTGCTGCTGCTGTTGATGCTGGCGCCTCGCAGTTTCACGGGGGAAGACGTGGTGGAGATCCATTGCCATGGGGGTGTGATCGCCGTGCAACGGGTGCTGGCCAGAGTGTTGGAACAGCCTGGGGTGCGTCGCGCGCTTCCGGGGGAGTTCAGCCAGCGGGCTGTGCTCAACGGTCGTCTTGATCTCACCCGTGCGGAGGCCATCAGTGATCTGGTGGCGGCGCGCAGTCAGCGTGCTGCGCAGTTGGCGATGGCCGGCGTGGATGGGGGAATTCAGAAACGGATCACCGCACTGCGTGAACGCCTGTTGGATCAGCTCAGCGAGCTGGAGGCCCGGGTGGATTTCGAGGAGGACCTACCACCGCTGGATGGAGCGGCTCTGCTCGAGGAGTTGCAAAGGGTGCGTGGTGAGTTGCAGCAGCTGGTGAAGGACGGACAGGTTGGTGTCGCTCTGCGCCAGGGGCTGCGGGTGGCCCTGGTGGGACGCCCGAATGTGGGCAAGAGCTCGTTGCTTAATCGGCTCAGCCGTCGGGAGCGGGCGATTGTGACCGATCTGCCCGGGACCACCCGTGATCTGTTGGAGAGCGAGATCGTGCTGGAGGGAGTGCCGATCACCCTTCTCGATACGGCTGGTATCCGAGCGACGAGCGATGCGGTGGAGCAGCTCGGCATCGCCCGCAGTCATGACGCCCTGGCCAGTGCGGATTTGGTGCTGCTTCTCTTTGATCTGAGTGTGGGCTGGACGCCAGACGATGAGGCCCTTCGGCAACGCATCCCCGCTGCGGTGCCCTACCTGCTGGTGGGCAACAAAGTGGATCTTGCTGGCACAGATGCGCGCGCGGGGTCCAGCGGCTCTGCTGCCGACATTCGTCTCAGTGCTTGTACGGGAGCTGGGGAGGCTGAGCTTGTGCAAGCCGTATTGGAGCGTTGTGGAGCCCTCACAGATGGCTCCCTGCTGCTCTCCCTCAACCAGCGCCAGGGCGATTTGGCGCAGCAGGCAGCCGATGCCCTGGCCCGCAGTGCGCAGGTGGCGGCCGACGGCTTGCCCTGGGACTTCTGGACGATCGATCTGCGTCAGGCGATCCACGGCCTTGGTGAGATCACCGGGGAGGAGCTCACCGAATCGGTGCTCGATCGGATCTTCTCCCGTTTCTGCATCGGTAAGTGA
- a CDS encoding TerB family tellurite resistance protein has product MIDPLAALKPSQWAQLKVLCWVASVDGDVASEERALLSKLSARLLPLEDPEDALAALQAEQETEVEAWVAQLQGSDERMAMVSLAFQMVCSSQGEEDDSAINPAERVAYRRLLDALDLPDAQVQEAEWAARQALKETPALIDRLNQLLFGWGAWPSVAALEASGTSWL; this is encoded by the coding sequence GTGATTGATCCACTGGCTGCTCTCAAGCCCTCGCAGTGGGCCCAGTTGAAAGTGCTGTGCTGGGTGGCGAGTGTGGATGGTGATGTGGCTTCGGAGGAGCGGGCGCTGCTCAGCAAGCTCTCGGCACGCCTGCTGCCGCTTGAGGATCCTGAGGATGCGCTGGCCGCGTTGCAGGCTGAGCAGGAGACGGAAGTGGAAGCTTGGGTGGCTCAGCTCCAAGGCAGTGACGAGCGCATGGCCATGGTGTCCTTGGCCTTTCAGATGGTCTGCAGCAGCCAGGGTGAGGAGGATGACAGTGCCATCAATCCTGCTGAGCGTGTGGCCTACCGGCGCCTTCTCGATGCTCTCGACCTGCCTGACGCCCAGGTTCAGGAGGCTGAATGGGCTGCTCGCCAGGCCCTGAAGGAGACTCCCGCTCTCATCGACCGCCTCAATCAGCTTCTGTTTGGCTGGGGCGCCTGGCCTTCCGTGGCCGCGCTGGAAGCATCCGGGACCAGTTGGCTCTGA
- a CDS encoding DUF2062 domain-containing protein, whose amino-acid sequence MGRMLMEARQRVQDALQWLWQQEGTPGQRARGLAAGIFCGCFPIFGFQTLLGIALASVVRGNHLLAAAGTWISNPFTYVPLYWFNFRVGSLVLGPGRPWPGFDAVRQEGFSDVGWSVLTRLLLGSAITGAVCAALGWWLSLRWLQRAKP is encoded by the coding sequence ATGGGCCGGATGCTGATGGAGGCACGCCAACGCGTGCAAGATGCCCTGCAGTGGCTGTGGCAACAGGAGGGCACACCTGGCCAGCGCGCCCGCGGACTGGCTGCGGGGATCTTCTGCGGCTGCTTTCCGATCTTTGGCTTCCAGACCCTTCTGGGCATCGCCCTGGCCAGCGTGGTGCGCGGCAATCACCTTCTGGCCGCCGCCGGCACCTGGATCAGCAATCCTTTCACCTACGTGCCCCTCTACTGGTTCAACTTCAGAGTGGGATCGCTGGTGCTGGGTCCGGGGCGCCCCTGGCCAGGGTTCGACGCGGTGCGCCAGGAGGGCTTCAGCGATGTGGGCTGGAGCGTTCTCACCCGACTGCTGCTGGGCTCGGCCATCACCGGTGCGGTCTGCGCCGCACTGGGGTGGTGGTTGAGCCTGCGCTGGCTGCAGCGTGCAAAGCCATGA
- a CDS encoding asparaginase: MQHPRLLLLGTGGTIAGTAPESTQLHRYAAGVIDAEGLLDALPELASLAEIQVEQIANVDSADLRFSHWRSLVERIRQSLADDPGLAGVVITHGTNTLEETAWLLQLLIDDPRPVVLVGAMRPASALSADGPLNLYQAVQVAVSAEARGRGVLVVMDGQIHSARQVSKRATQGVGAFHSSGRGPLGWVDDLGVHLPGLERHGPVPFAGLSLPPCWPQVVILHGCVEPPQALIPALLSAGVQGLVFTGTGAGQLSVVERDALAQWDGQPPLMLRANRCGSGPVHRCEDHAKLGLLPAGDLSPQKARVLLLLALMAGDDRDALAARLKTLSG; this comes from the coding sequence ATGCAACATCCTCGGCTCCTCCTGCTCGGCACCGGTGGCACCATCGCCGGAACAGCGCCTGAGTCGACTCAGCTGCATCGCTATGCCGCGGGGGTGATCGATGCCGAGGGTCTGCTGGATGCCTTGCCGGAGTTGGCCTCACTGGCCGAGATCCAGGTGGAACAGATCGCCAATGTGGACAGCGCCGACCTCCGTTTCAGCCATTGGCGCTCTCTGGTGGAACGGATTCGGCAGTCCCTGGCGGATGATCCTGGCCTGGCGGGGGTGGTGATCACCCATGGCACCAACACCCTGGAGGAAACGGCCTGGCTGCTGCAACTTCTGATCGACGACCCCCGGCCTGTGGTGTTGGTGGGGGCCATGCGGCCTGCGTCCGCTCTCAGTGCCGATGGCCCCCTCAACCTCTACCAGGCTGTTCAGGTGGCCGTCAGTGCAGAGGCGCGCGGCCGCGGCGTGCTGGTGGTGATGGACGGACAGATTCACAGTGCCCGTCAGGTCAGCAAACGCGCCACCCAGGGGGTGGGGGCCTTTCACAGTTCAGGTCGAGGTCCCCTGGGCTGGGTGGATGATCTCGGTGTCCATCTGCCGGGACTGGAACGCCATGGCCCGGTGCCTTTCGCTGGACTGTCGTTGCCTCCGTGCTGGCCACAGGTGGTGATCTTGCATGGATGTGTTGAGCCTCCCCAGGCCTTGATTCCAGCGTTGCTATCCGCTGGGGTGCAGGGCCTGGTGTTCACAGGCACTGGAGCTGGGCAGCTGTCGGTTGTGGAGCGGGATGCCCTTGCGCAGTGGGATGGTCAACCGCCCCTGATGCTGCGCGCGAACCGCTGCGGTTCGGGGCCCGTGCACCGTTGCGAGGACCACGCCAAGCTTGGGTTGCTTCCTGCCGGTGATCTCAGTCCTCAGAAGGCACGAGTGCTGTTGCTGTTGGCCTTGATGGCAGGAGACGATCGCGATGCTTTGGCGGCACGGCTCAAAACACTCTCAGGATGA
- the argS gene encoding arginine--tRNA ligase: MLRIAHRLDLQLRAAMDRAFPEQAAAARQASQPLDPQLAPASKPEFGDFQANGALPLAKPLKQAPRQIATAIVEQLQADPAFTDLCLDPQIAGPGFINLTIRPERLAAEVSARLGDERLGVPAVEQAAPVVVDFSSPNIAKEMHVGHLRSTIIGDSLARVLEFRGHPVLRLNHVGDWGTQFGMLITHLKQVAPDALDTADAVDLGDLVAFYREAKKRFDDDDAFQTTSREEVVKLQGGDPVSLKAWGLLCDQSRREFQKIYDRLDIRLNERGESFYNPFLPAVIDGLKVAELLVTDDGAQCVFLEGVQGKDGKPLPVIVQKSDGGFNYATTDLAAIRYRFGAAPEGDDARRVIYVTDAGQANHFAGVFQVAQRAGWIPEGARLEHVPFGLVQGEDGKKLKTRSGDTVRLRDLLDEAVERAEADLRSRLKEEERRESEEFIHHVAATVGLAAVKYADLSQNRITNYQFSFDRMLALQGNTAPYLLYAVVRIAGIARKGGDLEVSTDQLQFSEPQEWALVRELLKFDAVIAEVEEELLPNRLCSYLFELSQVFNRFYDQVPVLKADAEALPSRLALCRLTADTLKSGLGLLGIPTLDRM; the protein is encoded by the coding sequence ATGCTGCGCATTGCCCATCGTTTGGATCTTCAGCTGCGTGCGGCCATGGACCGGGCGTTTCCGGAGCAGGCAGCGGCCGCCCGACAGGCTTCGCAACCGCTCGACCCCCAGTTGGCCCCGGCCAGCAAGCCGGAATTCGGTGACTTCCAGGCCAATGGAGCCTTGCCTCTGGCCAAACCGCTGAAGCAGGCGCCGCGCCAGATCGCCACGGCGATCGTTGAGCAACTGCAGGCTGATCCTGCTTTCACAGACCTGTGCCTCGATCCCCAGATCGCCGGGCCTGGGTTCATCAACCTCACGATTCGGCCCGAGCGTTTGGCGGCCGAGGTGTCAGCACGGCTGGGAGATGAGCGACTCGGTGTGCCTGCAGTGGAGCAGGCGGCTCCGGTGGTGGTGGATTTCTCCAGCCCCAACATCGCCAAGGAGATGCATGTGGGGCATCTGCGTTCCACGATCATCGGCGACTCCCTGGCCCGGGTGCTGGAGTTCCGCGGCCACCCTGTGCTGCGCCTCAACCATGTGGGCGACTGGGGCACCCAGTTCGGCATGCTGATTACTCATCTCAAGCAGGTGGCGCCGGACGCCCTGGACACCGCCGATGCAGTGGATCTGGGCGATCTGGTGGCCTTCTACCGCGAGGCCAAGAAACGCTTCGACGACGACGATGCCTTCCAGACCACCTCCCGGGAAGAGGTGGTGAAACTGCAGGGCGGCGATCCTGTGTCGCTCAAGGCCTGGGGACTGCTCTGCGATCAGTCGCGGCGTGAGTTCCAGAAGATCTACGACCGGCTCGACATTCGCCTCAATGAGCGAGGTGAGTCGTTCTACAACCCCTTCCTGCCGGCGGTGATTGATGGGCTGAAGGTTGCCGAGTTGCTGGTCACCGACGACGGTGCCCAGTGCGTGTTCCTTGAAGGCGTTCAGGGCAAGGACGGCAAGCCCCTGCCGGTGATCGTGCAGAAGAGCGATGGTGGCTTCAACTACGCCACCACCGACCTGGCCGCGATCCGCTACCGCTTTGGTGCCGCACCGGAAGGGGATGACGCTCGCCGGGTGATCTATGTGACCGATGCTGGACAGGCCAATCATTTCGCCGGCGTGTTCCAGGTGGCGCAGCGGGCCGGTTGGATCCCGGAAGGCGCTCGCCTCGAGCATGTGCCCTTCGGGCTGGTGCAGGGGGAGGACGGCAAGAAGCTCAAGACCCGCTCCGGTGACACGGTGCGGTTGCGGGATCTGCTCGATGAAGCGGTGGAGCGGGCCGAAGCTGACCTGCGCTCGCGTCTGAAGGAGGAGGAGCGTCGTGAGTCCGAGGAGTTCATTCACCACGTCGCCGCCACCGTCGGCCTGGCGGCAGTGAAATATGCCGACCTCAGCCAGAACCGGATCACCAACTACCAGTTCTCCTTCGACCGGATGTTGGCGTTGCAGGGCAACACGGCCCCTTATCTGCTGTATGCGGTGGTGCGCATCGCCGGCATCGCCCGCAAAGGTGGTGACCTGGAGGTGTCGACGGACCAGCTGCAGTTCAGCGAACCCCAGGAATGGGCCCTCGTGCGCGAGCTGCTCAAGTTCGATGCCGTGATTGCCGAGGTGGAGGAAGAGCTCTTGCCCAACCGCCTCTGCAGCTACCTGTTCGAGCTCAGCCAGGTGTTCAACCGCTTCTACGACCAGGTACCTGTGCTCAAGGCTGACGCGGAGGCCCTCCCCTCCCGGCTGGCGCTTTGCCGGCTGACCGCCGACACGCTCAAATCGGGCCTCGGCCTTCTGGGCATCCCCACCCTGGACCGCATGTGA
- the nadC gene encoding carboxylating nicotinate-nucleotide diphosphorylase produces MVVSLPITPQLQRQLEAWLLEDLGRGDLTAPALQGCHGAAHWIAKAEGRFCGGVFLEPLVHALDPLAQVRLLVAEGERVASGQRVLEVEGAATALVAVERTALNLAMRLSGIATATAVLVAELDGTGVRLADTRKTTPGLRQLEKYAVRCGGGINHRLGLDDAAMLKENHLAWAGGVEAAITAVRASAPWPARVIVEAETEAEAMAAVQAGADGVLLDEFSPEELAMLVPRLRDQARGRDDAAPVVLEASGIHPDALAAYAATGIDLVSTSAPVTRSSWLDLSMRFAGAAG; encoded by the coding sequence ATGGTGGTTTCCTTGCCGATCACTCCCCAGCTCCAACGGCAGCTGGAGGCCTGGTTGCTCGAGGATCTCGGCCGCGGCGATCTCACAGCTCCAGCCCTTCAGGGGTGCCATGGCGCCGCTCACTGGATCGCCAAAGCTGAGGGGCGTTTCTGTGGCGGGGTGTTCCTCGAACCGTTGGTGCATGCGCTCGATCCGTTGGCTCAGGTCCGGCTGCTGGTGGCTGAAGGAGAGCGGGTCGCATCAGGGCAGCGTGTGCTGGAGGTGGAGGGTGCGGCCACGGCGCTGGTCGCTGTTGAGCGCACGGCCTTGAACCTGGCCATGCGGTTGTCGGGCATCGCCACGGCCACGGCAGTCCTGGTGGCAGAACTTGATGGAACCGGTGTTCGGCTCGCGGATACCCGTAAAACAACGCCTGGCCTGCGGCAGCTCGAGAAGTACGCCGTCCGCTGCGGAGGCGGGATCAATCACCGGCTCGGCTTGGATGATGCCGCCATGCTCAAGGAAAACCACCTGGCCTGGGCCGGTGGCGTGGAGGCGGCCATCACTGCGGTGAGGGCCTCTGCGCCTTGGCCGGCCCGGGTGATCGTTGAAGCGGAAACAGAGGCGGAGGCGATGGCCGCGGTGCAGGCAGGAGCCGATGGTGTGCTGCTCGATGAGTTCAGCCCGGAGGAGCTGGCGATGCTGGTGCCGAGGCTGCGGGATCAGGCGCGCGGCCGTGACGATGCTGCACCTGTGGTGCTGGAGGCTTCGGGGATTCATCCGGATGCCCTGGCTGCCTATGCCGCCACCGGCATTGATCTGGTCTCCACCAGTGCTCCGGTCACGCGCAGCAGCTGGCTCGATCTGAGCATGCGCTTTGCCGGCGCCGCGGGATGA
- a CDS encoding bifunctional (p)ppGpp synthetase/guanosine-3',5'-bis(diphosphate) 3'-pyrophosphohydrolase: MLNATSAPDVQPIDQRSAHPACGLVALRDRQIRSPDDYGIELPYWLRECINHVPPGIGHSCPTDSEALLAAAFDFAFQLHEGQFRASGDPYIVHPVAVADLLRDIGASASVIAAGFLHDVVEDTDVTPEQLESHFGPEVRELVEGVTKLGGLHFTNRTEAQAENLRKMFLAMASDIRVVLVKLADRLHNMRTLGALREEKRQRIARETREIYAPLANRLGIGRFKWELEDLSFKLLEPEAFREMQQEVATKRSEREERLGVTVQLLRDRLAAAGLENCEVNGRPKHLYGIWTKMQRQQKAFHEIYDVAALRILTPSVEACYRALAVVHDTFRPIPGRFKDYIGLPKPNGYQSLHTAVIGRHRPIEVQIRTLEMHQVSEFGIAAHWKYKEGGSPAAGGDTERFNWLRQLVDWQQEGGSDDHNDYLASIKEDLFDEEVFVFTPKGDVLGLRKGSTAVDFAYRIHSEVGNHCHGVRINDRLCPLSTPLQNGDFVNILTSKTAHPSLDWLNFVATPTARNRIRQWYKRSHRDETIQRGKELLERELGRSGFDALLNSEAMTRVSERCNLHCTDDLLAALGFGAVTLHQVLNRLREEIRLQADAETQPLSNEDVARKLVEQAESAPVRQDHVGAVPILGVEGLDYRLGGCCSPLPGEAIVGTVALGNHGITIHRQECANVEVIPSERRLPVRWNPANARNGQRFPVQLRIEVIDRVGILKDILMRLSDGAINVSDARVKTTYGKPARIDLRVELAGADLLQRTMDQIRSMADVLDIARTGQG; the protein is encoded by the coding sequence ATGCTCAACGCCACCTCCGCACCGGATGTTCAGCCGATCGACCAACGATCAGCTCACCCCGCTTGCGGTTTGGTGGCGTTACGCGACCGTCAGATCCGCTCTCCAGACGATTACGGCATCGAGCTGCCGTACTGGCTGCGCGAATGCATCAACCATGTCCCCCCCGGGATTGGCCATAGCTGCCCGACCGATTCCGAAGCCTTGCTGGCTGCGGCTTTCGATTTCGCTTTCCAGCTTCACGAAGGGCAGTTCCGCGCCAGCGGTGACCCTTACATCGTGCACCCTGTGGCGGTGGCTGATCTGCTGCGCGATATCGGTGCAAGTGCCAGCGTGATTGCTGCTGGCTTCCTCCACGATGTGGTGGAAGACACCGATGTGACCCCAGAGCAACTGGAAAGTCATTTCGGACCGGAAGTGAGGGAGCTGGTGGAGGGCGTCACCAAGCTCGGAGGCCTGCATTTCACCAACCGCACTGAGGCTCAGGCTGAAAATCTGCGCAAGATGTTTCTGGCCATGGCCAGCGACATCCGCGTTGTGCTGGTGAAACTGGCTGATCGACTCCACAACATGCGCACCCTCGGGGCCTTACGTGAGGAGAAGCGGCAGCGCATCGCCCGAGAAACCCGCGAGATCTATGCCCCATTGGCCAATCGCCTCGGGATCGGCCGCTTCAAGTGGGAACTGGAGGACCTTTCGTTCAAGCTGCTCGAGCCGGAGGCCTTCCGGGAGATGCAGCAGGAGGTGGCCACCAAACGCAGCGAGCGGGAGGAGCGCCTAGGGGTGACCGTGCAGCTGCTCCGTGACCGCTTGGCGGCGGCGGGCCTTGAGAACTGCGAGGTGAATGGACGACCCAAACACCTCTACGGCATCTGGACCAAGATGCAACGGCAGCAGAAAGCCTTCCACGAGATCTACGACGTGGCGGCCCTGCGCATCCTCACCCCAAGTGTGGAAGCTTGCTATCGGGCACTGGCTGTGGTGCATGACACCTTCCGGCCGATCCCCGGCCGATTCAAGGACTACATCGGTTTGCCCAAGCCCAACGGCTACCAGTCGCTGCACACGGCAGTGATTGGCCGGCATCGGCCGATCGAGGTGCAGATCCGCACCCTGGAGATGCACCAGGTGTCGGAGTTCGGGATTGCCGCCCACTGGAAATACAAGGAAGGAGGCTCACCCGCCGCAGGGGGCGACACCGAACGCTTCAACTGGCTCAGGCAGCTGGTCGACTGGCAGCAGGAGGGTGGTTCCGATGATCACAACGATTACCTCGCTTCCATCAAGGAAGATCTCTTCGATGAGGAGGTGTTTGTGTTCACCCCCAAGGGTGATGTTCTCGGTTTGCGCAAGGGGTCAACGGCCGTGGACTTTGCTTATCGCATCCACTCCGAGGTTGGTAATCACTGTCATGGCGTGAGGATCAATGATCGTCTCTGTCCGCTCTCCACACCGCTGCAAAACGGCGACTTCGTCAACATCCTCACGAGCAAAACCGCCCATCCCAGCCTCGATTGGCTCAACTTCGTGGCCACACCAACGGCACGAAATCGTATCCGTCAGTGGTACAAGCGCAGCCATCGCGATGAAACGATTCAACGCGGCAAGGAGCTGCTCGAGCGCGAGTTGGGGCGGAGTGGTTTTGATGCTCTGCTGAACAGCGAAGCGATGACCCGCGTGTCTGAACGCTGCAACCTGCACTGCACCGATGATCTGCTGGCGGCCCTTGGATTTGGTGCCGTCACTCTCCATCAGGTGCTCAACCGACTGCGGGAGGAAATCCGTTTGCAAGCCGATGCGGAGACCCAGCCCCTCAGCAATGAGGACGTGGCCCGCAAGCTTGTGGAGCAGGCGGAATCAGCGCCGGTTCGGCAAGACCATGTCGGCGCCGTGCCGATTCTCGGAGTGGAGGGACTTGACTATCGCCTGGGCGGTTGCTGCAGCCCTCTGCCTGGTGAGGCGATTGTGGGCACGGTGGCACTCGGCAACCATGGCATCACCATTCACAGGCAAGAGTGCGCCAATGTGGAGGTGATCCCGAGCGAACGGCGCCTGCCGGTGCGTTGGAATCCAGCCAATGCTCGCAATGGACAGCGCTTCCCGGTGCAGTTGCGCATCGAGGTGATCGACCGGGTGGGCATCCTTAAAGACATCCTGATGCGCCTTTCAGATGGAGCGATCAACGTCAGCGATGCTCGTGTGAAAACGACGTATGGCAAACCAGCCCGGATCGATTTGCGCGTGGAGCTGGCTGGGGCCGATTTGTTGCAGCGCACCATGGATCAGATCCGTTCGATGGCGGATGTGCTCGATATCGCCCGCACGGGGCAGGGTTGA